Proteins encoded within one genomic window of Prosthecobacter fusiformis:
- a CDS encoding GreA/GreB family elongation factor, with amino-acid sequence MNSEVQNLVAAGKLASADGEKLSKLEPGTFCLHKSWGVGKVVEWDLLGDRIILDFEDKPGHGLKLSFAITSLEVLSAEHLLSRRLSDLEGLKNLAKTKVTELVELALKSSGSSMSLDDLERLLKPRIITEGEYKKWWESAKKTLKTARHIVVPSKRTEPLVLRDSAEKPGGVMVQNFLAKRDLKGKLGVLALIQKDLDLFENPGVELVPVFQDISDTVRKAWKLHLKDSLQLLLARDELIESIEGASAPMGSMKVADLVCEAKPLLAENIGGLPVSQLGRMYRAFPEAFPERVWVPEILNHLTRTGGRAVAEIAVVLDANGELEVLTEFLKKSVRNRTLSADLLIWICKERKGLASSVFSIDLGNAILDACEDDHVQGGPKRTGRLADQLSDDKTLVHELVVDTDDESLRNFAKRLMNSSVLDELTRRSLLARVIKARPEMEAMTSESAESREDNRLIVSWDSLEKKKAELDDLVNVKIPHNKSEIQIAKEEGDLRENGGYKAARDQQAVLNRMKEQLEREVGLSRGTDFANVATDKVGIGTIVDFEDVSTGASESYSILGAWDGDLEKGIVSYLSEIAKVLIGKTVGEEAEIPTDEGGGRKVKVTAIRAYNTGE; translated from the coding sequence ATGAATTCTGAGGTCCAAAACTTGGTCGCGGCAGGCAAACTTGCCTCCGCTGACGGCGAAAAATTATCTAAACTCGAACCCGGCACCTTCTGCCTGCACAAAAGCTGGGGAGTGGGAAAAGTGGTGGAGTGGGATCTGCTGGGTGATCGCATCATCCTGGATTTCGAAGACAAGCCTGGGCATGGTCTGAAGCTGTCCTTTGCCATCACCTCTTTGGAAGTTCTATCCGCTGAGCATTTGCTGAGCCGCCGTCTTTCCGATCTTGAAGGTCTCAAAAACCTGGCGAAAACCAAGGTCACGGAATTGGTGGAGCTGGCGCTCAAGTCCTCCGGCAGTTCGATGTCCCTGGATGATCTGGAAAGGCTGCTGAAGCCCCGGATCATCACGGAAGGTGAATATAAAAAATGGTGGGAATCCGCCAAGAAGACCCTCAAGACTGCCCGTCACATCGTGGTCCCATCCAAGCGGACAGAGCCGCTGGTGCTGCGTGACAGTGCTGAAAAGCCCGGTGGTGTGATGGTGCAGAACTTCCTGGCTAAGCGCGACCTGAAAGGCAAGCTGGGTGTGCTGGCTCTCATCCAGAAGGATCTGGACCTTTTTGAAAATCCCGGCGTGGAACTGGTGCCTGTTTTCCAAGACATCTCCGATACCGTCCGCAAGGCCTGGAAGCTCCATCTCAAAGACAGTCTGCAACTTCTCCTGGCCCGCGATGAACTCATCGAATCCATCGAAGGAGCTTCTGCACCGATGGGCTCCATGAAAGTGGCGGACCTCGTCTGCGAGGCTAAACCACTTTTGGCTGAAAATATTGGCGGTCTGCCTGTGAGCCAGCTTGGCCGCATGTACCGTGCTTTCCCGGAAGCCTTCCCTGAGCGCGTCTGGGTGCCTGAAATCCTGAATCACCTTACCCGCACGGGTGGCCGTGCTGTGGCTGAAATTGCCGTGGTGCTGGATGCCAATGGCGAGCTGGAAGTACTGACCGAGTTCCTGAAGAAGTCTGTCCGTAACCGTACGCTGAGCGCGGATCTGCTGATCTGGATCTGCAAGGAGCGCAAGGGGTTGGCCTCTTCCGTCTTCAGCATCGACCTTGGAAACGCCATCCTGGACGCCTGCGAAGACGACCATGTGCAGGGCGGACCAAAGCGCACCGGCCGTCTGGCTGACCAGCTTTCCGATGACAAGACACTGGTCCATGAACTGGTGGTGGACACGGATGACGAATCTCTGCGTAACTTTGCCAAGCGTCTGATGAACAGCTCTGTCCTTGACGAGCTGACCCGCCGGTCTCTGCTGGCCCGCGTCATCAAGGCACGCCCTGAAATGGAAGCAATGACTTCTGAGAGTGCGGAGTCCCGTGAAGACAACCGCCTCATCGTTTCCTGGGACAGCCTGGAGAAGAAGAAGGCTGAACTGGATGACCTGGTTAACGTCAAGATCCCTCATAACAAGAGCGAGATCCAGATCGCCAAAGAAGAAGGTGACCTTCGTGAAAATGGCGGATACAAAGCGGCCCGTGACCAGCAGGCCGTACTGAACCGCATGAAGGAACAGCTTGAACGTGAAGTGGGACTTTCCCGCGGAACCGACTTCGCCAACGTGGCTACGGATAAAGTGGGCATCGGCACCATTGTGGATTTTGAAGACGTCTCCACAGGCGCTTCTGAGTCCTACAGCATCCTGGGAGCCTGGGACGGCGACCTCGAAAAAGGCATCGTTTCTTACCTCTCTGAAATCGCCAAAGTCCTCATCGGTAAAACGGTGGGTGAAGAAGCCGAAATCCCAACGGATGAAGGCGGCGGCCGCAAGGTCAAGGTCACGGCGATCCGCGCGTATAACACTGGCGAATAA
- a CDS encoding DUF6036 family nucleotidyltransferase produces MYGKELTLGDLETVAKKLKWCVPALMEAYVIGTGAVAAAHEKLPGSLRFSVDFDFVPKNLPILYYDSLMVDRFIGPESEFRDETKVYADYATPETVRCTPAGWLERTWVINVTDGLTLYCLSAHDVAYNKLYAGRPKDIVWVRELLKTEIITWESLNELHAGNPLATVDREKVERSMSAVRGQ; encoded by the coding sequence ATGTACGGCAAAGAGCTTACCCTTGGTGATCTTGAAACTGTAGCCAAAAAGCTAAAATGGTGCGTCCCGGCTCTGATGGAGGCCTACGTTATAGGGACGGGTGCGGTGGCTGCTGCGCACGAAAAGCTGCCTGGTTCACTCCGTTTTTCCGTCGATTTTGATTTTGTTCCCAAAAACCTTCCCATTTTATATTACGACAGCTTAATGGTGGATCGATTCATTGGCCCGGAAAGTGAGTTCCGTGATGAAACCAAAGTTTACGCAGACTATGCGACGCCTGAAACTGTCCGCTGCACACCGGCTGGATGGCTTGAGAGAACTTGGGTCATCAATGTCACTGATGGATTAACTTTGTATTGCCTCAGTGCCCACGATGTCGCCTACAACAAGCTCTATGCGGGACGGCCCAAAGACATTGTCTGGGTGCGCGAGCTTTTAAAAACGGAGATCATCACTTGGGAAAGCTTGAACGAGCTGCATGCAGGCAACCCTCTGGCAACGGTTGATCGGGAAAAAGTAGAGCGTTCCATGTCAGCGGTACGCGGCCAGTAA
- a CDS encoding aminotransferase class V-fold PLP-dependent enzyme gives MSLFPDEASRLAEFPIARESIFLAHAGVTILPRRVTRVMQEYLEESCTRMQEFPEAWRAVNECRVVAAQMIGAKASEISLLGPTSLGLSLVANGLDWQPGDEVVCYQDDYPANVYPWTDLVRLGVTVRLLKPQAPGAITPELVESMLTPKTKLVALASCHFLSGYRIQIDAIGQMLRARGILFCLDAIQTLGAFETRVDHVDFLSADSHKWMLGPMAAGIVYVREEVKERLRPTLLGSWNVQSPNFIAQEQITFEEGGRRYEPGVLNVAGILGMKAGLELLLEKGIPEVSAQLLRLKARLLERLTPLGFRSLGPTTGPNASGITTTWREEGSGPSLAKVFDHLTAQKISPSLRYDRAGQPFMRFSPHFYNTEAEMDRVAEAIASTPEA, from the coding sequence ATGTCTCTTTTCCCCGACGAAGCCTCCCGGCTGGCAGAATTCCCCATCGCCCGTGAAAGCATCTTCCTGGCCCATGCTGGCGTGACCATTCTACCCCGTCGGGTAACACGGGTCATGCAGGAATACCTGGAGGAAAGCTGCACACGCATGCAGGAATTCCCCGAAGCGTGGCGCGCCGTCAATGAATGCCGAGTCGTTGCAGCCCAGATGATCGGGGCCAAAGCTAGCGAAATCTCCCTCCTCGGCCCCACTTCCCTGGGCCTCAGCCTCGTCGCCAACGGCCTGGACTGGCAGCCGGGAGATGAAGTGGTCTGCTATCAGGATGACTACCCAGCCAATGTCTATCCCTGGACGGATCTCGTCCGCCTGGGCGTCACCGTCCGCCTCTTAAAACCCCAGGCTCCCGGTGCCATCACTCCAGAACTGGTGGAATCCATGCTGACCCCCAAGACCAAGCTGGTCGCCCTCGCTTCCTGCCATTTCCTCAGTGGTTACCGCATCCAGATAGATGCCATCGGCCAGATGCTGCGGGCTCGCGGCATACTGTTTTGCCTGGATGCCATCCAGACACTCGGTGCTTTTGAAACGCGGGTGGACCATGTGGACTTTCTCTCTGCCGACTCTCACAAATGGATGCTCGGCCCCATGGCCGCAGGCATCGTTTACGTTCGTGAAGAGGTGAAGGAACGCCTCCGCCCGACCCTGCTTGGCTCCTGGAACGTCCAAAGCCCCAATTTTATCGCCCAAGAGCAGATCACCTTTGAAGAAGGAGGCCGTCGATATGAACCCGGCGTCCTCAACGTAGCAGGCATTCTCGGCATGAAAGCCGGCCTGGAACTGCTTTTGGAAAAAGGCATCCCCGAGGTCAGCGCCCAGCTCCTCAGGCTGAAAGCTCGCCTGTTGGAGCGGCTGACCCCGCTGGGCTTCCGTTCCCTTGGCCCCACGACGGGCCCCAATGCCTCCGGGATCACCACCACCTGGAGGGAGGAAGGCAGTGGCCCGTCACTGGCCAAGGTATTCGATCATCTGACCGCGCAAAAGATCAGCCCATCCCTGCGTTATGACCGCGCAGGCCAGCCGTTCATGCGTTTCAGCCCCCATTTTTACAATACGGAAGCTGAGATGGATCGGGTGGCCGAGGCCATCGCCTCAACACCTGAGGCATAG